One window of the Trifolium pratense cultivar HEN17-A07 linkage group LG2, ARS_RC_1.1, whole genome shotgun sequence genome contains the following:
- the LOC123910081 gene encoding ABC transporter I family member 1: MSIRKLPFPRLLLNNVSCMRNGQQILSHVNVTLHDGGAFVLTGANGSGKTTFMRLLAGFSRPSAGEVLWNGHDIQKSAIFHQYKLQLNWVSLRDAINDKFNVLDNIQWFELLEGKHGKAMPALEFMGLGRLAKEKPKVLSMGQRKRLQLARMLAMDRPIWLLDEPSVALDDEGVKLLEYIIAEHRKQGGIVIVATHLPIEIEDSMVLKLPPRFPRSMTHTDMLGREVNIS; the protein is encoded by the coding sequence ATGTCTATAAGAAAACTCCCATTCCCTCGGCTCCTCCTtaacaatgtttcttgcatgaGAAATGGCCAGCAAATTCTGTCTCACGTGAATGTCACTCTTCATGATGGAGGGGCATTTGTGCTAACAGGTGCAAATGGCTCAGGAAAGACAACTTTCATGCGCTTGCTAGCTGGGTTTTCTCGTCCTTCTGCCGGTGAAGTCCTTTGGAATGGCCATGACATTCAAAAATCTGCAATCTTCCATCAGTATAAACTTCAGCTTAACTGGGTCTCCCTCAGGGATGCAATTAATGACAAGTTTAATGTTCTGGACAATATTCAATGGTTTGAACTTCTTGAAGGCAAGCACGGGAAGGCTATGCCTGCGCTTGAGTTTATGGGACTAGGAAGATTGGCTAAGGAAAAGCCAAAGGTGCTTTCAATGGGCCAGCGAAAAAGATTGCAACTTGCCAGAATGCTCGCAATGGATCGCCCCATATGGTTGCTAGATGAGCCTTCAGTTGCATTAGATGATGAAGGTGTAAAGTTACTCGAGTACATTATTGCAGAACACAGGAAACAAGGAGGAATTGTTATTGTAGCAACTCATTTACCCATTGAGATAGAAGATTCCATGGTCTTGAAGCTGCCGCCAAGGTTTCCAAGGAGCATGACACATACAGATATGCTTGGCCGGGAGGTGAATATTAgttaa
- the LOC123904647 gene encoding uncharacterized protein LOC123904647, giving the protein MSQSSGSAQIKNKIADSVRSKKKKPQSPIKRGLSMSDLYLNKDLSETANVESHDVASGKNANVESSVKSVSEKVNQENPSVEENPSSVATLGKTQNIAENVGVSNNPSVPESMTVPTNVITDVAEKSQEKAVVTDAPTGVEPSSIPTDAKKDVEASKGGSSPHANTATGSFGSGSNTEASTEEEVNKQSTPEDVADSEPENEADEDSEKTTNEEQDIVDVDEVPSEEDLQPPPTQKGIGRRLRSRTTTPAPAVTTTPAVTKKAKDTTLKPVKYGPKKSWSKSIPPPEKKKGVLKRKSAPSSDSEFEAEKDDSSIKPPAKKAMSAKKAMPQSVAPDIEDFPCDNVSFHLPSYAQRWGIICKRRLALERELGKDILECEEIVSLINDAGLIKTVWGLGSCYEKLVREFVVNIPIGCDNPLDKEFQKVFVRGKCVTFSPSVINKVLGNADDPHPDIDVSDNVVCKTITAEKVKTWPKKAKVPAVKLTQKYAILNRIASVNWVPTTHASDIATNLGKLIYMIGTGTKFNAGLYIFNQVVQHAKTSVTKQPIAFPTLICDIILSQHPNIRNEDESAKKRATPLSIHQKLFSKQHAPDIAGPSNAAADIPMTRKEMIAMLEANCKELDEKKLQFERMIHALRVEEAAAQAADADDDGSGGGEEADSDTEGEENAGSSEYSYA; this is encoded by the exons ATGTCTCAATCTTCCGGTTCCGCtcagatcaaaaacaaaattgctgaTTCTGTTAggtctaagaagaagaaaccccAATCTCCCATAAAAAGGGGTTTGAGCATGTCTGATCTATACTTGAATAAGGATCTTTCTGAAACTGCGAATGTGGAATCGCATGATGTTGCCTCCGGCAAAAATGCGAATGTTGAATCGTCTGTTAAGTCTGTGTCTGAAAAGGTGAATCAAGAAAACCCTTCTGTAGAGGAAAACCCTAGTTCTGTTGCAACCCTaggaaaaacccaaaatattgCTGAGAATGTTGGTGTGAGCAATAATCCTAGTGTCCCTGAGAGTATGACAGTTCCCACGAATGTCATAACTGATGTTGCTGAAAAATCTCAAGAAAAGGCTGTTGTAACCGATGCCCCAACTGGTGTTGAACCATCCTCTATACCAACTGATGCTAAGAAGGATGTTGAAGCATCCAAAGGAGGATCTAGCCCACATGCTAACACTGCCACTGGGTCGTTTGGCAGTGGATCTAATACTGAAGCTTCCACTGAAGAGGAAGTAAACAAACAAAGTACCCCTGAAGATGTGGCTGATTCTGAACCAGAAAATGAAGCTGATGAAGATTCTGAGAAAACCACCAATGAAGAGCAGGAcatagtagatgttgatgaagtCCCCTCTGAAGAAGATCTGCAACCTCCCCCTACTCAGAAAGGAATTGGGAGAAGACTAAGAAGCAGGACCACTACACCTGCACCTGCTGTTACCACTACCCCTGCTGTCACCAAGAAAGCAAAGGACACTACTCTGAAGCCTGTCAAGTATGGGCCTAAGAAAAGTTGGAGCAAGTCTATACCTCCtcctgaaaagaaaaagggtGTACTGAAAAGAAAGAGTGCACCATCAAGTGACTCTGAATTTGAAGCTGAAAAGGATGACTCAAGCATCAAGCCTCCTGCTAAGAAGGCTATGTCTGCTAAGAAGGCCATGCCTCAATCTGTTGCTCCTGACATTGAAGACTTTCCTTGtgacaatgtttcatttcatcttccatcCTATGCTCAACGATGGGGAATCATTTGCAAACGAAGATTGGCTCTGGAAAGGGAACTAGGTAAAGATATTCTGGAATGTGAAGAGATTGTGAGTTTGATCAATGATGCTGGATTGATCAAAACTGTGTGGGGCTTAGGCTCCTGTTATGAGAAGCTGGTTAGGGAGTTTGTTGTCAACATTCCTATAGGTTGTGACAATCCCTTGGACAAAGAATTTCAGAAGGTATTTGTTCGAGGAAAATGTGTAACATTTTCTCCAAGTGTGATCAACAAGGTGCTAGGTAATGCTGATGATCCTCACCCTGACATAGATGTATCTGACAATGTGGTCTGCAAAACTATCACAGCTGAAAAGGTGAAAACCTGGCCAAAGAAGGCAAAAGTACCTGCTGTCAAGCTAACCCAAAAGTATGCCATCTTGAATCGTATTGCATCTGTCAACTGGGTTCCTACAACACATGCATCTGATATtgcaacaaatctgggtaagctcatttatatgattggtACTGGTACTAAGTTTAATGCTggtctatatattttcaatcaagttgtgCAGCATGCTAAAACCTCTGTCACCAAGCAACCCATTGCATTTCCAACTTTGATCTGTGACATCATCTTGTCCCAACATCCGAATATAAGGAATGAGGATGAGTCTGCTAAGAAAAGGGCAACTCCTTTGTCCATTCATCAGAAGCTGTTCAGTAAACAGCATGCTCCAGATATTGCTGGACCATCAAATGCTGCTGCTGACATTCCTATGACAAGGAAGGAGATGATTGCTATGCTGGAAGCAAACTGTAAAGAGCTAGATGAAAAGAAGTTgcagtttgaaaggatgatacATGCTCTCAGGGTTGAAGAGGCTGCAGCTCAAGCAGCTGATGCAGATGATGATGGTTCTGGTGGTGGAGAAGAAGCTGACTCAGATactgaaggagaagaaa ATGCTGGATCAtctgaatactcctatgcatga
- the LOC123906304 gene encoding glycerophosphodiester phosphodiesterase GDPDL6-like codes for MIRSLFLFSLLLHSTLALPVKKWSTLSGNEPLVIARGGFSGLFPEGSPDAIGMSQDISIFLCNLQLSKDGGAFCVTGVTIDNATTIATFDPQQKVYNIDGRDVHGHFATDYMGAQIDQNISLVQAIFSRPSFYDGAYPVVNVDSLLSSKTPPRFWLNVQNAAFYTQYGIKAVDNILEILKAYPAIEFVSSPDIGFLRSIAGKTNKAKVVFQLLNPMDVEATTKQPYGNIIKDLPTIKSFASGIMAPKEFIYPVKPDKYLGPPTSLVADAHKLGLDVYASGFANDLFSSYNYNYDPTAEYLQYLDSVDSVDGVVTDFPATASNAIGCFAHNNTLPKKGPTLIISNNGASGVYPGNTDLAYQQAITDGADIIDCPVQMTKDGIAFCANSADLITESTAMTKFMSRSSTVPELQPKNGIFSFDLTWAEIQTLKPQMMNPQGNDFQRNPAEKNSGKFVTLPEFLELAKTKAVTGILIHIPNAPYLASKKGLDIVGAVTTALSNATFDKQSTQQVFIQSDDTSVLAKFKDIPSYKRVLYIEDKIDDIPVETVEEIKKHAEGLNLPKTSIVKTSDSWLVALTNVVKELKGANLTVFARSLKNEYISLAFDYWSDPNVEIATYINTAAVDGIITDFPATASRFMRSPCSDPNNQAAILAAEPGELLKTIPPDVRPAAQPPAPLQVANVVDPPLPPVIDVAKPETPAAPTPPSPSSGERAYGFNSVNSLLSVLVVAMLYAGHH; via the exons atgatcagAAGCTTGTTTCTGTTTTCATTGCTGCTTCATTCGACATTGGCCCTCCCTGTCAAGAAATGGTCAACATTAAGCG GAAATGAACCACTTGTAATAGCCCGTGGTGGTTTTTCGGGACTCTTCCCAGAAGGTTCTCCGGATGCAATTGGAATGTCACAAGACATAAGCATTTTCTTGTGCAATCTTCAGCTATCAAAAGATGGTGGTGCCTTTTGTGTCACTGGTGTTACCATTGACAATGCGACAACAATAGCAACGTTTGATCCTCAGCAGAAAGTTTACAATATCGATGGGAGGGATGTGCACGGACACTTTGCCACAGATTACATGGGTGCTCAGATTGATCAGAATATATCAT TGGTTCAGGCAATATTTTCTCGGCCCAGTTTTTACGATGGTGCTTACCCAGTTGTTAATGTTGATAGTCTCCTAAGCAGCAAAACACCACCAAGGTTTTGGTTGAACGTTCAg aATGCAGCATTCTACACCCAGTACGGAATAAAAGCAGTAGACAATATTCTAGAGATTTTGAAAGCTTATCCAGCAATAGAGTTTGTTTCATCTCCAGATATTGGTTTCTTGAGGAGTATTGCTGGGAAAACAAACAAGGCAAAAGTCGTCTTTCAACTTCTTAACCCTATGGATGTCGAAGCAACAACCAAACAGCCATACGGCAATATAATAAAGGATCTTCCAACAATCAAATCATTTGCATCAGGCATCATGGCCCCAAAAGAATTCATATATCCAGTTAAACCGGACAAATATCTAGGACCTCCCACATCACTTGTAGCTGATGCCCATAAATTAGGACTCGACGTATATGCTTCTGGTTTTGCCAATGATTTGTTTTCAAGTTACAATTATAACTATGATCCTACTGCTGAGTACCTTCAATATTTAGACAGTGTAGATAGTGTTGATGGTGTTGTCACCGACTTCCCAGCTACAGCATCTAATGCCATTG GGTGTTTTGCACACAACAACACTTTGCCCAAAAAAG GACCAACTTTAATCATAAGCAACAATGGAGCAAGCGGTGTTTACCCAGGCAACACTGATCTTGCATATCAGCAAGCTATAACTGATGGCGCTGACATCATAGATTGCCCAGTTCAAATGACAAAAGATGGAATTGCCTTCTGCGCAAATTCTGCAGACCTAATAACAGAAAGCACAGCTATGACTAAATTCATGTCTCGTTCTTCCACTGTCCCAGAACTTCAACcaaaaaatggaattttctCCTTTGATCTTACATGGGCTGAGATTCAAACATTAAAAC CTCAAATGATGAACCCTCAAGGCAATGACTTTCAAAGAAACCCGGCAGAGAAGAACAGTGGTAAATTTGTTACCCTTCCTGAATTTTTGGAATTGGCCAAGACAAAGGCAGTTACTGGCATTTTGATACACATACCG AATGCTCCTTACCTTGCATCAAAGAAGGGTCTTGACATTGTAGGTGCTGTCACCACTGCTTTGAGCAATGCTACCTTTGATAAGCAATCCACACAACAAGTCTTCATCCAATCAGACGACACCTCGGTCCTAGCCAAGTTTAAAGATATCCCATCTTACAAAAGGGTGTTGTACATTGAAGATAAAATAGACGATATACCAGTAGAAACAGTGGAAGAAATTAAGAAGCACGCAGAAGGACTGAATCTTCCCAAAACCTCCATTGTTAAAACATCTGATTCCTGGTTGGTAGCATTAACAAATGTTGTTAAAGAGTTGAAAGGTGCAAACCTAACAGTATTCGCCCGTTCTCTCAAAAACGAATACATTTCGTTGGCTTTCGATTATTGGTCAGATCCTAATGTTGAGATTGCTACTTACATTAACACTGCCGCAGTTGATGGCATCATTACCGATTTTCCAGCCACTGCAAGCAGATTTATGA GAAGCCCTTGTAGCGATCCAAATAACCAAGCTGCCATCTTAGCAGCTGAACCTGGTGAACTATTGAAAACTATTCCACCTGATGTGAGACCAGCAGCACAACCTCCTGCACCTCTACAGGTTGCAAACGTTGTTGATCCTCCTCTTCCTCCGGTTATTGACGTGGCTAAACCCGAGACTCCAGCTGCACCTACTcctccttcaccctcatcaggTGAAAGGGCATATGGTTTCAACTCTGTTAACTCCCTATTGTCAGTTTTGGTGGTAGCAATGCTTTATGCTGGTCATCATTGA
- the LOC123906303 gene encoding temperature-induced lipocalin-1-like has product MANKEMEVAKGVDLKRYMGRWYEIACFPSRFQPSDGCNTRATYTLKDDGTVNVLNETWSGGKRSYIEGIAYKADPNSDEAKLKVKFYVPPFLPIIPVTGDYWVLHLDDDYSYALIGQPSRNYLWILCRQPHLDEEIFNQLVEKAKGEGYDVSKLRKTPQSDTPPEQEGPEDTKGIWWFKSLFGR; this is encoded by the exons ATGGCAAACAAAGAAATGGAGGTTGCAAAAGGTGTGGACTTGAAGCGTTACATGGGTCGATGGTACGAAATAGCTTGTTTCCCATCAAGGTTTCAACCAAGTGATGGATGTAACACAAGAGCAACGTACACTCTCAAAGATGATGGTACTGTTAATGTTTTGAATGAGACTTGGAGTGGTGGAAAAAGAAGTTACATTGAAGGTATTGCTTATAAAGCTGATCCTAATAGTGATGAGGCTAAACTCAAAGTCAAATTCTATGTTCCTCCTTTTTTGCCTATTATTCCTGTTACTGGTGATTATTGGGTTTTACATCTTGATGATGATTATAGTTATGCTCTTATTGGACAACCTAGCAGGAATTATCTTTGG ATATTATGCAGGCAACCCCATTTGGATGAAGAAATCTTTAACCAGCTTGTTGAGAAAGCTAAGGGAGAAGGGTATGATGTGAGCAAATTGCGCAAGACTCCACAGAGTGACACTCCACCTGAGCAAGAAGGTCCTGAAGACACCAAAGGTATTTGGTGGTTCAAATCCCTTTTTGGGAGATAG
- the LOC123904648 gene encoding heavy metal-associated isoprenylated plant protein 36-like — MENNTEFPISTLKVDFGCTKGCPTDVSNMLQQLKGVKSISVDPIQGKVIVVGNVNPMMIIKLLQKMGKKAQLWSFDKEPKKDKEPKKKTSGSHAKHKHCCCDESSDTTETDHNHGHKHRTHHHQRSNNMHDQQNNMFGFGNQHAPHQHAPPPPINGYQHAPPPGYQHAPPPMAGSNHQPFSGYHNYPPMHRYQPQHMASQMAPPMFPGSRPMHGYHGPGQPGWPAYGNYGSRFPSYNPMIHYNSYADNYRYTT; from the exons ATGGAGAACAATACTGAATTTCCG ATTTCTACTTTGAAAGTTGATTTTGGCTGCACAAAGGGTTGTCCAACTGATGTGAGCAACATGTTGCAACAACTAAAGG GAGTGAAATCTATTTCGGTTGATCCAATTCAAGGGAAGGTAATAGTTGTTGGCAATGTAAATCCCATGATGATAATCAAACTTCTTCAAAAGATGGGTAAAAAGGCACAACTTTGGTCTTTTGACAAAGAACCAAAGAAAGACAAAGAACCAAAGAAAAAGACATCCGGTTCTCATGCAAAACATAAGCACTGCTGTTGTGATGAGAGTAGTGACACTACTGAAACTGATCATAATCATGGTCATAAACATAGGACACATCACcatcaaagaagcaacaatatGCATGACCAGCAAAATAACATGTTTGGTTTTGGTAATCAACATGCACCACATCAACATGCACCACCACCGCCGATCAATGGATATCAACACGCACCACCACCAGGATATCAACATGCACCACCACCAATGGCAGGGTCCAACCACCAACCATTCTCAGGATATCATAACTATCCTCCAATGCATAGGTACCAACCTCAACATATGGCATCTCAAATGGCACCACCAATGTTTCCCGGATCAAGGCCTATGCATGGTTACCATGGACCGGGTCAGCCCGGATGGCCAGCTTATGGAAATTATGGCTCAAGATTTCCAAGTTACAATCCCATGATTCACTACAACAGTTATGCAGACAATTATCGCTATACTACATAG